In a single window of the Gossypium hirsutum isolate 1008001.06 chromosome A13, Gossypium_hirsutum_v2.1, whole genome shotgun sequence genome:
- the LOC121212275 gene encoding 14-3-3-like protein GF14 omega, which translates to MAKLTEQVERYEEMVKFIENAASAISHPDELSIKEHNLLCRIQERHHASVAPHGRSSPPSSRKRKRDYHRYLGEFKIGDDKKAVAENTLTGHKSNGTLMFQEL; encoded by the exons ATGGCCAAACTCACTGAGCAAGTCGAGCGCTATGAGGAGATGGTCAAGTTCATAGAGAATGCCGCCTCTGCCATCTCCCACCCCGACGAACTCTCCATCAAGGAACACAACCTCCTCTGTCGCATACAAGAACGTCACCATGCGTCCGTTGCGCCTCATGGAAGATCGTCTCCTCCATCGAGCAGAAAGAGGAAG AGAGATTACCATAGGTACTTGGGTGAGTTTAAGATTGGTGATGACAAGAAAGCCGTTGCCGAGAATACCCTAACTGGGCATAAATCTAATGGAACTTTGATGTTTCAAGAACTTTGA